A genomic window from Salvia miltiorrhiza cultivar Shanhuang (shh) chromosome 5, IMPLAD_Smil_shh, whole genome shotgun sequence includes:
- the LOC131025625 gene encoding bZIP transcription factor 2-like yields MNSSSERERKRRRMQSNRESARRSRMRKQKHLDDLTAEIAQLWRENKQILKSINGGTQQCMRMEAHNSVLRAQMMDLSQRLHSLNQLLTAHAPDSFFTTHHHPIMAFHYY; encoded by the coding sequence atgaattccTCCTCGGAGCGGGAGCGGAAGCGGAGGAGAATGCAATCGAACCGTGAATCGGCGCGGCGGTCGCGGATGAGGAAGCAAAAGCATTTGGACGATCTGACGGCGGAGATTGCTCAGCTGTGGAGAGAAAATAAGCAGATCTTGAAGAGCATCAATGGTGGGACGCAGCAATGCATGAGAATGGAGGCACACAACTCGGTGCTGAGGGCTCAGATGATGGACCTCTCACAGAGGCTCCATTCCCTCAACCAACTCTTGACCGCCCACGCCCCCGATTCTTTCTTCACCACCCACCACCACCCTATCATGGCGTTCCATTATTATTGA
- the LOC130986594 gene encoding uncharacterized protein LOC130986594 isoform X1, which produces MSLCFCSILNPSFLNRELDSVSRRQLAPNPNIKPFQFFNLRIHENHFCNLKAVHADGVGVLYPDDTVSERTTPLDAEPEGQVDGAVDGVVGTAMEESHEAPSRTRLKKMEGKKANVEDGDKENRFKLRNGREVFEEKAYLVGVARKGDNDISFGIEDSLSELAQLADTAGLFVAGSTYQNLVTPNPRTYIGSGKVAEIKSAIHAFDIETVIFDDELSPGQLRNLEKTFGGDVRVCDRTALILDIFKQRAATREAALQVSLAQMEYQLPRLTKMWSHLERQAGGQVKGMGEKQIEVDKRILRDQIGALKKEIESVRKHRKQYRNRRFAIPIPVVSLVGYTNAGKSTLLNRLTGADVLAEDKLFATLDPTTRRVQTKNGKEFLLTDTVGFIQKLPTTLIAAFRATLEEISESSLLVHVVDISHPLAELQIDAVDKVLEELDTSSIPKLIVWNKVDNAKDPDKVRSEAKKNPDIVCISALTGEGLDDFCNAVQEKLKDTMVWVEALIPFDKGELLSTIHHVGMVEKIEYVDNGALVRAHVPLRFARLLTPMRQTCVS; this is translated from the exons ATGAGCTTATGCTTTTGCTCGATCTTGAATCCCTCGTTTCTGAACCGGGAATTGGATTCCGTTTCTCGACGTCAATTGGCGCCAAACCCTAACATCAAGCCCTTTCAATTCTTCAATCTTCGAATTCACGAGAATCATTTTTGTAATCTCAAGGCTGTTCATGCTGACGGAGTCGGAGTTCTCTACCCCGACGACACCGTTTCGGAGCGGACCACCCCCCTTGATGCTGAACCTGAGGGTCAGGTTGATGGGGCGGTGGATGGAGTCGTCGGAACTGCGATGGAAGAATCTCATGAAGCACCAAGTCGGACTCGGTTGAAGAAGATGGAAGGCAAGAAGGCGAATGTGGAGGACGGCGATAAGGAAAATCGGTTCAAACTGCGAAATGGACGAGAG GTGTTTGAAGAGAAAGCTTATCTTGTTGGTGTGGCGAGGAAAGGGGACAATGATATTTCATTTGGTATAGAGGATTCACTTAGTGAACTAGCGCAGCTTGCTGACACTGCTGGATTGTTTGTTGCTGGCTCTACTTACCAAAA CCTTGTGACACCCAACCCCAGGACGTATATAGGGTCTGGAAAAGTGGCAGAGATTAAGAGTGCCATCCATGCATTCGACATCGAGACAGTTATTTTTGATGATGAACTTTCACCTGG gCAGTTGCGGAATTTGGAGAAGACCTTTGGTGGTGATGTTAGGGTATGCGACCGGACTGCACTCATCCTTGATATCTTCAAGCAACGAGCAGCCACTCGTGAAGCTGCTTTACAG GTTTCCTTGGCTCAGATGGAATACCAACTACCACGGTTAACAAAAATGTGGAGCCATCTTGAACGCCAAGCTGGAGGACAAGTGAAGGGTATGGGTGAGAAACAAATTGAAGTTGATAAGCGTATCTTGCGCGACCAG ATTGGTGCTCTCAAGAAGGAAATAGAATCTGTCCGCAAACATCGAAAGCAGTATAGAAACCGCCGATTTGCCATACCCATCCCTGTTGTATCGTTG GTAGGGTACACAAATGCTGGAAAAAGTACTCTTCTCAACAGGTTGACTGGAGCTGATGTTCTTGCTGAGGACAAGCTATTTGCAACACTCGATCCTACTACAAGAAGGGTCCAG ACGAAGAACGGGAAGGAGTTTCTTTTGACTGACACTGTTGGCTTCATTCAGAAGTTGCCAACAACATTG ATTGCTGCTTTTAGAGCTACTCTTGAAGAGATATCTGAATCGTCACTTCTGGTGCACGTGGTGGATATTAg CCATCCATTGGCTGAGTTGCAGATTGATGCTGTGGACAAAGTTCTTGAAGAACTTGATACATCCTCCATTCCAAAGCTAATTGTGTGGAACAAG GTCGATAATGCCAAAGACCCTGATAAAGTAAGGTCTGAAGCCAAGAAAAACCCTGATATTGTATGCATATCTGCTTTAACTGGTGAAGGACTTGATGATTTCTGCAATGCAGTTCAAGAAAAACTGAAG GATACGATGGTATGGGTGGAAGCTCTGATTCCTTTTGACAAAGGAGAGCTCCTAAGCACCATTCATCACGTTGGCATGGTTGAAAAGATT GAGTATGTCGATAACGGAGCTTTGGTGAGAGCTCATGTACCACTCCGCTTTGCCAGACTTCTCACTCCGATGAGACAAACCTGTGTGTCATAG
- the LOC130986594 gene encoding uncharacterized protein LOC130986594 isoform X2 translates to MSLCFCSILNPSFLNRELDSVSRRQLAPNPNIKPFQFFNLRIHENHFCNLKAVHADGVGVLYPDDTVSERTTPLDAEPEGQVDGAVDGVVGTAMEESHEAPSRTRLKKMEGKKANVEDGDKENRFKLRNGREVFEEKAYLVGVARKGDNDISFGIEDSLSELAQLADTAGLFVAGSTYQNLVTPNPRTYIGSGKVAEIKSAIHAFDIETVIFDDELSPGQLRNLEKTFGGDVRVCDRTALILDIFKQRAATREAALQVSLAQMEYQLPRLTKMWSHLERQAGGQVKGMGEKQIEVDKRILRDQIGALKKEIESVRKHRKQYRNRRFAIPIPVVSLVGYTNAGKSTLLNRLTGADVLAEDKLFATLDPTTRRVQTKNGKEFLLTDTVGFIQKLPTTLIAAFRATLEEISESSLLVHVVDISHPLAELQIDAVDKVLEELDTSSIPKLIVWNKVDNAKDPDKVRSEAKKNPDIVCISALTGEGLDDFCNAVQEKLKDTMVWVEALIPFDKGELLSTIHHVGMVEKIMWLSSI, encoded by the exons ATGAGCTTATGCTTTTGCTCGATCTTGAATCCCTCGTTTCTGAACCGGGAATTGGATTCCGTTTCTCGACGTCAATTGGCGCCAAACCCTAACATCAAGCCCTTTCAATTCTTCAATCTTCGAATTCACGAGAATCATTTTTGTAATCTCAAGGCTGTTCATGCTGACGGAGTCGGAGTTCTCTACCCCGACGACACCGTTTCGGAGCGGACCACCCCCCTTGATGCTGAACCTGAGGGTCAGGTTGATGGGGCGGTGGATGGAGTCGTCGGAACTGCGATGGAAGAATCTCATGAAGCACCAAGTCGGACTCGGTTGAAGAAGATGGAAGGCAAGAAGGCGAATGTGGAGGACGGCGATAAGGAAAATCGGTTCAAACTGCGAAATGGACGAGAG GTGTTTGAAGAGAAAGCTTATCTTGTTGGTGTGGCGAGGAAAGGGGACAATGATATTTCATTTGGTATAGAGGATTCACTTAGTGAACTAGCGCAGCTTGCTGACACTGCTGGATTGTTTGTTGCTGGCTCTACTTACCAAAA CCTTGTGACACCCAACCCCAGGACGTATATAGGGTCTGGAAAAGTGGCAGAGATTAAGAGTGCCATCCATGCATTCGACATCGAGACAGTTATTTTTGATGATGAACTTTCACCTGG gCAGTTGCGGAATTTGGAGAAGACCTTTGGTGGTGATGTTAGGGTATGCGACCGGACTGCACTCATCCTTGATATCTTCAAGCAACGAGCAGCCACTCGTGAAGCTGCTTTACAG GTTTCCTTGGCTCAGATGGAATACCAACTACCACGGTTAACAAAAATGTGGAGCCATCTTGAACGCCAAGCTGGAGGACAAGTGAAGGGTATGGGTGAGAAACAAATTGAAGTTGATAAGCGTATCTTGCGCGACCAG ATTGGTGCTCTCAAGAAGGAAATAGAATCTGTCCGCAAACATCGAAAGCAGTATAGAAACCGCCGATTTGCCATACCCATCCCTGTTGTATCGTTG GTAGGGTACACAAATGCTGGAAAAAGTACTCTTCTCAACAGGTTGACTGGAGCTGATGTTCTTGCTGAGGACAAGCTATTTGCAACACTCGATCCTACTACAAGAAGGGTCCAG ACGAAGAACGGGAAGGAGTTTCTTTTGACTGACACTGTTGGCTTCATTCAGAAGTTGCCAACAACATTG ATTGCTGCTTTTAGAGCTACTCTTGAAGAGATATCTGAATCGTCACTTCTGGTGCACGTGGTGGATATTAg CCATCCATTGGCTGAGTTGCAGATTGATGCTGTGGACAAAGTTCTTGAAGAACTTGATACATCCTCCATTCCAAAGCTAATTGTGTGGAACAAG GTCGATAATGCCAAAGACCCTGATAAAGTAAGGTCTGAAGCCAAGAAAAACCCTGATATTGTATGCATATCTGCTTTAACTGGTGAAGGACTTGATGATTTCTGCAATGCAGTTCAAGAAAAACTGAAG GATACGATGGTATGGGTGGAAGCTCTGATTCCTTTTGACAAAGGAGAGCTCCTAAGCACCATTCATCACGTTGGCATGGTTGAAAAGATT ATGTGGTTGTCAAGTATATGA